In Zingiber officinale cultivar Zhangliang chromosome 11B, Zo_v1.1, whole genome shotgun sequence, a single window of DNA contains:
- the LOC122033456 gene encoding tropinone reductase homolog At5g06060-like isoform X2, whose product MTMEEIKEPLMGDEEMPPLLEDQETDAKPHYIALFVESLPSLLEVTQEEYKHIMNTNLEADFHLSQLAHTLLKASGQGNIIFISLIAGLEGYSSLYVYGSSKATLKQLQKLSPEFHCCRDGRTF is encoded by the exons ATGAccatggaggagatcaaggagCCGCTGATGGGGGACGAGGAGATGCCTCCGTTACTGGAAGACCAAGAGACTGACGCCAAGCCTCACTACATTGCTCTCTTCGTTGAGTCCCTCCCTTCAC TTTTAGAGGTGACTCAAGAGGAATACAAGCACATCATGAACACAAACTTGGAAGCTGATTTCCATTTGAGTCAACTTGCTCATACTCTTCTCAAGGCATCTGGACAGGGCAATATCATCTTCATTTCCTTGATTGCGGGTCTCGAAGGATACTCTTCTTTGTATGTCTATGGATCATCTAAGG CTACTCTAAAGCAGTTACAAAAGCTTTCTCCAGAATTTCATTGT